The sequence CCATTATAATTGATGTCCAAAAACGCGGTCGCCCCTGAAATATAACCATCGATAGCCACACCTTGTAAGGTTTTTGTTTGAGGAGCGGGAGCACTGGTACTGCTACCACCGCCCCCTCCGCCACACGCCGTAAGGCCACCAGCGATAAGCGCGATAGAAATAAGCTTAAGTTTCATTCGATGAGATCCTAATGAAATAGATTAATGAGTAGAACTGTCATTGGGGGGGATGACCGAGAATGACTTTTATCGTCATAGTGAGTCATAGTAACGATTGGTATTCAAAAGAAACATGAAAGGGTTATAGGCAATTCATGCATGTTTTCATTTTGACCAAGACGCTATAAAAGAAGGGGATACACTCAAAAATAGATTAATTACTTCTCGCTCGAAGATATCCAAAGCTTATAAAAATCACTATAACCTGTTTTGTTTATCTCTACGCCATGAACCTCAACACTGTTAGACACCTTCTCTTTACCGTGGAATAACGGACAAAGTAGCTTCTGTTGATAAAGCGAATGTTCAATTAGTTTCAAATCGTCAAGTGGATTGTCGCCACTGACGGCTGATCGAACTATCTCACAATGCTCCTTCATCTCAGAGCTATTGAAAATAAATCTGAGTCCAGATGCAGCAAGTAACCAATCATAAAGACCATAATCTTTTGGTTGTTCAATAATTTCTTCGATAAATAACAGGTCTGCCGACTCACTCATTGAGCTAGGATCACTAATATTAGGAAGTTCAACGACTTTGATAGTGACGCCAGTCTTTACAATAGTTTGCTGCAGCCAGTCCGCCATATCTTGAAGCAAAGGAATAGTCATTTTAGGTCGTGTTAATACAACAGTTCCCGTCAAAGCGGGAGTGAGGATACTGCTCGTTATTTCGCTAGGCGAGAAAGACAAATCGTCCGTCATCATATCGGCGCCAAACTCTTTACTGCTGGATTTGATAAACAATACCAAGCTGTCTAAGTCATCAGGGGTAATTCCTGAGCCTTCCCTGCGATTAACCGCAAGGTACGAAAGAGCATTGATAGTAGTTTCTTCTGCGACGCCAGATCGATTAAAACTCAGGGTGTGATCGTTTAGTCCCTCAATGTCGGTAAGCGTTATCTTTTCTAACAAAGCATTTTGAGCAAAATAGCCACGATGACGTTTTAGAACGAGGCTTTCTTCGCTCCAATCGTCTAATGAGAAAGGACCCGTTCCCATATAGGCACTGCGCCCACTAGAGAAATACGTTCGCTTACAACGGTAAATAGACGCGTGTGCACTACACAACGCATATATAAACATAGGATTTGCATGTGTCAGCTCGATAGTCAGTTGTTTATCACCAACCACTTGAACATCACTGACCTGTTCAAACAAAGACTGTACAGGGCCATCGATGCTTTTCAACCGTAACAAACATTGAGCAACATCTTTCGCACTTAACGTATCGCCGTCATGGAATAAAACATTCGGCCTTAACCAAAAATGCAGAAAGCGACCTTCTATCTTCCAATGGTGCGCGAGGCTGGCTTGGGGATTCCCCTCGTGGTCTTGGACTAATAAAGTATTGTAGATACTTCTTAATATTTGATGTTCAGCGATTCTGTATGTTTTAGCAGGCTCAAGATTATCAACCCATGGGTATTGAGTAATCAGCAAATGCTCATGCTGTTCATTGAACAGACTATGTTTTTCAGTCGCTAATGTCAGTGCCTTTATTGCTGCGGCACCATAGCTTTCTAGAAGGCGAGGAATAACGTTAAAGCGGCCTTGCTCTAACTGCAGCGCTAACACTTGCTCTAATGCTTCTGAGAAGCTAACCAAGATCTTAAATTGACTAAGTTTCCCTCTCCCTTTGGACGGAATCCAACAAATCCAGTGGTACTCAGATAAGCATTTCAGAACTATCGAGGTGTTTCTACGCGAAGTCGACAGCGAATGCTCTAGATCATCGATCGTGAGGTGGTACTCTTCGCCTAATTCGTACTTTGCAGTAAGTTGTTGAAGTCTACGTAAGTTAGCGTCGTTCATTGGATTCCAGGCTAGAGCGGTGATTCAAGTATCATTAATATCAGTATGAATTTATAAATTCAACTTTGTGCTGAAATATCTATAACGAACTTTGGCATTTAATATCAATAAATTACATCGACATGAGAGCCTTTATGTCAGTCAGATTTACTAGAGTTCCACTTCCCTTCATGAATCGCTGAGTTGACGTCTCTTCTTGGTAGCCAGCCCATGGTTTCTAGTTCGGGTTTATCTTTGAAGTGGTCAACGTAGCCGATACATAAGTACGCCACGATATCGATGTTTTCTGGGATATCTAATGCGTCTCGCAGTGTTGAGTCATGCAGGATACTCACCCATCCTAAACCTAGGTTTTCGGCTCTTGCCGCGAGCCACAGGTTTTGAACCGCGCAAACGGTGCTGTATAGATCCATCTCTTGTTTAATGGTTCTACCTAACACAACCTTTCCGGTTCGATTACGGTCGCAAGTCACACAGATACCGATAGGTGATTCGACGATACCTTCTAGCTTTAGACGCTTATACATCGCCTGCTTTTCATCGGTGAACATTTCCGCGGATTCTGCATGAGCTTGATTGAAACCCGCTTTGATCTGCTGTTTGGTTTCGATATCACGAACGACGACAAAATCCCAAGGCTGCATGAACCCCACACTGGGAGCATGGTGCGCTGCGGTTAGCACACGCATCAAAACGTCTTCTGGGATCTCATCAGGAAGAAACTGACCACGAACATCTCGGCGAGAAAAAATCGTTTTATATACTGCATCGCGTTCATTCGGCGTAATTTCCATACATCCCTGTCTTATCGTCGTCTTATTGAGCCAGTATTATCCAACTAAAGTGTCTATGTTACTAGCGGTACACAAGCAACATGGTAGAATGCCGCCATTAATCTTATCCTTGTATAAGATTGTTGAACCTTTCCATCGCTATTTAGCCAAATCATACCGAGAAACTTATGCCATTTTCCAAGCTTGGATTAAGCTCACCTATTGTTAAAGCCGTTGCAAAACAAGGCTATGAAAAGCCAACCTCTATTCAAGAAAAAGCAATTCCGATTGTACTTTCTGGTAAGAACCTTATTGCTGCTGCACAAACAGGTACAGGTAAAACTGCGAGCTTTGTTCTCCCTATCTTAGAAATGCTAAGTAAAGGTGAAACACAACGTAAAAAACGTATTCGTGCTGTTATTCTGACACCAACTCGTGAGCTTGCGATTCAAGTTGAACAGAACATTACTAAGTACGCGAAGTTCCTAAACCTAACCTCATTGGCGATGTACGGTGGCGTGTCTTACCAGCACCAGAAAGATCGTCTTATTGAAGGCGTTGATATTCTTGTGGCAACACCTGGTCGTTTGATCGATATGTACGGACAGCGTGCCGTTCACTTTGATGAAGTCGAAGTACTGGTTCTTGATGAAGCCGACCGCATGCTAGACATGGGCTTCATTGAAGACATCAACAAGATCATCGCGCGTTTGCCACAAAACATTCAAAACCTGTTGTTCTCAGCAACACTATCAACGCCAGTGCGTGCGCTAGCGAAAAGCGCAATCAGTGAAGCGGAAGAGATTTCTATCGCCAAAACTGACGCTTCTAAAGCAAACATCGAACAATGGTTGGTGACCGTCGATAAAGACCGTAAGTCTGCACTATTAAGCCACATGATCACTGACGGTGAGTGGGACCAAGCGCTTATCTTTATCGAGACCAAGCACGGTGCAGCTAAGTTGGTTGCTCAACTTGAAAAGCGTGGCATCCAAGCTGAAGCTTTCCACAGTGGACGTAGCCAAGCGATTCGTGAAAAGATTCTGGCTGACTTCAAGAAAGGTCGTCTAAAATATCTAGTTGCAACAGGTGTTGCTGCTCGTGGTATCGATATCGATAATCTAAGTCGCGTAGTCAACTACGACATCCCATTCCCAGCTGACGACTATGTTCACCGTATTGGTCGTACAGGCCGTGCTGATGCGTCTGGTGAAGCGATCTCTTTCCTATCGAAAGATAACTTCAAAAATCTGTGCATCATTGAAAAACGTCTTGGCCACTTGATTGAACGTCGCGTTGTTGAAGGTTTCGAACCACGCAAAGAAGTACCAATTTCAGTATTGAACTTCGTTCCTAAGAAGAAAAGAGAACAGCAACAAGACTAAGTAATTTCAGCTACAGAAAATACGAAAGTCGCGTTAGCCAAAATAAAAATAAGACGAAGCCCAATGTGGCTTCGTTTTGTTCTTTGAAATACAAATAAAACTGAGGCAATAAGATGATCACTCCTATCGCAACGAGATTAACCCGAGGCCAAGATCTAAAGCTTGAACTCCAAAAGTTTGTGACCGCGCACAATATCTCAGCGGGCTCTGTCGCGTCTTGTGTCGGGTGTGTTTCTCAACTCAATATTCGTTTGGCTAATGCGAACAACACCAAGCTAATCACAGCTCCGTTCGAAATTGTGTCGCTTATGGCAACGCTAACCCCAAACCACCAGCATATTCATATATCGGTTGCTGATGAAAATGGAAATGTGATTGGTGGGCATTTGCTTGAAGGCACGATTATCGCAACCACCGCTGAATTGATTGTTCACCGCTACGATACCTTGACCTTCAACAGAGAGCATGACGATTCGACGGGTTACACTGAGCTCACTATCAGCAACAACACGCAATAGATCGCCCTGTAGCAAGACTAAACGCTCCATATAAAGCGATACAACCCAATAGTAATTAGGAAACACGATGGCTCCAAACTCCGCAGACTCCGTTATCGTTCTCGATTTCGAAACCACAGGCTTATCACCAAACATGGGTGACCGAGCGATTGAAATCGGTGCGGTTAAATTAGTTAACGGCGAAGTCGTCGACACCTTCCAGCAACTCATGAACCCAGGGTTTCGTGTTAGCGGGTTCATTGAAAACTATACCGGAATCAATAACCGTATGTTAAGCACAGCGGCCAGTTGCAGCGAAGTGATGGATGAGTTTGCAGACTTTATCCAAGGCAGCCAACTTGTTGCTCACAATGCGTCGTTTGATAAGCGCTTTCTCGATGCGGAATTAGACTTTATTGGCCGAGACTATACGGGCAAGTTCGCTTGCTCAATGTTGATTGCTCGCCGTCTCATCCAAGACGCACCGACTCATAAGCTAGGCGACCTTGTGCGCTTTAAGAATATCGACAACGACGGTACTTTCCACAGAGCGTTAGCCGATTCAGAAATGACAGCGCGGTTATGGTTATTGATGATTGATGAACTGCAAAGTGATCACGGCATTCAACAGCCGAGCTTTCAACTGATGCAAAAAATATCTAAGACCGCTAAAGGCTCGATTCCAAAGCTGCTGATGAGCCATCGTAATTAAACCCTCAAATACAAACCATAGATCGAAATAAAGGCTGATTCGTTTCGCGAAACCAGCCTTACTATATACGGGTGTTACTCAGAACCGCCCTATTCTTGCAGCACCACCAGCGTTGATTTAAGGCTCTCTAACTCATTCATAAAATAAGCCCATTGCTTATCACTACTCACTGCCGAAATATCGGCCAAGAACTTCGCTGATGTATGCATATTCTTATCAAGCTTAAACTCCAATTCTTGCGGATAATAAGCTGCATTGTTCAAAAGTAGCTTCATAATAATTGGCTGTGCAATATGTAAATCGGCCTTCTTTTGCATAAGTGTCGTTAGGTCTTGATAAGTATTATTTTGATATTGCCGCCAGCTATCGTTAGTATTTACCCACTCTTGAGACCAAGTAAAAATAATCGTTTTTTGCTCTTTCGATACCGACCCTAGCCATCGTTCTAACCGTTCTTCAATTCGACTTCGATAACGCTCTCTCGAATCTTCATCATTCAATGACAATCTTTCTTCGTAATACTCTTGCTGCTTTTCTCTAAAGTTCTTTAAGAATTCGTTATCTTGCTCTGGGGTAAGCTGCATACTTAATGCGTAAATATCAGGAGAGAACTTATTAACGATTGAGCGAATATGATTTTTAGTTTGTTCACTTTGATCAATGATAAAAGCAGAGTTCATATCAGAACGGTCTAGGTTTTGAATCGCTTCTAATTGCGAAATATACAGCGGCAGTTGAGTTTCTTTATGCCATTGCTGTAACAAGTCGAGGCGTTCTTCGAGCTCTGATTCTTGACTGTTGGATAGAGAAACAAAGTCTTCAATATAGCTAACCGCAAACCAGCTTATATTGTTGTAGGCAAATTTAGTCCCGCAACCCGAGAATATAAAACAGACCAATAAGACTAACCATCGACACTTTCTCATTAAACCCTCTCACGATATTCAGTAAATCCATTAATTCACCCTTTTAAGGTTAGCTCTAGCTCTTATAACGCTAATTTTAGCTCTTATAAAAGTAGCCTTAATAAGCAATGGCCGTAAAAACTTTGAGATAAATTGAGACTCAGACTTGCTAATTTAGCCATTTCGACAAATGATTAAACTAAAAATAATTAATGGCAGTGATGTAACTGGATTTTTATTGCTCATTTGACGTAAACGAACCCTATAAACGAATGGTTTACTTATTTTCAAATGATTAATATTTGGGAGGTAAGCTATGGCCGCTACTCCTCATTATACAAGCGAGTTAGAGTACGAGCTTTGTTATTTTGACGATGGAAGACTGACAAAAATTACGATATCCGCTAATAATCGACAGGAAGCGATGACTTGGTATCTTAGCGAAGGAAGACATATCAACGACTTCTATTCGATCAGACCTGATGAATAAACGTTTGATACGCCACTGACTGTGGAACACCCTTTACTGCATTATCACTAGCATGACTTAGCAGTAAAGGGAGACAATCTCGAATTACTTCAGAATTCGGGCGCGGAACTGACGACCCTTCATTTTACCTGATTCGATTTTACCTAATGCTTTCTTAGCCATTGATCTTTCTACAGCAACGTAAGCACGCATCGCGAACAAGTTGATCTTACCTACTGATTTACCATCAATACCGCCTTGGCCTGTCAACGCACCAAGAATATCACCAGCGCGAAGTTTAGCCTTCTTACCACCATCAATCTGGATAGTAACCATGTTTGAGTAATATGGTTTAGCAATTGGTTTTGCTGGCATCTGAGACGGTTCGATTGGCATATCCATGTACTCATCAATTTGAGCAACACGGTGCATCTCTTTTTCGCTAAAGAAGCTGATAGCTACGCCTTTACTTCCTGCACGTCCAGTACGACCGATGCGGTGTACGTGAACTTCAGGATCGCGAGACAACTCAAAGTTGAACACAGCATCTAGGTTATCAACATCAAGACCACGAGCAGCAACATCTGTTGCAACCAAGATAGAGATGGTTTTGTTTGAGAACTGAACCAAAGCTTGGTCACGTTCACGCTGTTCCATGTCGCCGTGAAGCTCGATAACGCTGAAGCCACGGTGGCTAAGCTCGTCGTTTACGTTCTGTACTTCTTTCTTAGTGTTACAGAACACAACCGCTGATTCTGGCTGATGATGAAGAAGCAGTAGTTCTAATGCGTCATCACGGGCTTCAGTACCTTCAACTTTGTAGAAATGTTGTTGGATGCTTGAGTGATCGTGCGTTGATTCAACCTTCACCATTTCAGGGTTACGCATGATGCGATCTGCAACAGATTTAATCTGTTTAGGGAAAGTCGCACTAAACAATAACGTTTGACGGTCTTTTGGTGCCGCTTCAATCACTGCATCCAAAGCGTCTTGGAAGCCCATTTCTAGCATGCGATCAGCTTCATCTAACACAAGTGTGTTCAACTCAGACAAATCAATACGATCTTTCTCTAAGTGGTCAAGGATACGACCAGGAGTGCCCACAAGAATATGTGCGCCATGCTCTAGTGAACCAATCTGTGGTCCCATCGGCATACCGCCACAAAGTGTCAGCACTTTAATATTGTGAATACCACGAGCAAGAGTACGGATCTCTTTTGCTACTTGGTCTGCAAGCTCACGAGTCGGACATAACACTAAAGACTGAACACGGAAACGCTTAACGCGTAGGTTCTGCAGCACGCCTAAACCAAAAGCAGCTGTTTTACCTGAACCCGTTTTACCCTGACCGATAACATCCTTGCCATTCAGAATAGTAGGAAGACTTAACGCTTGAATAGGCGTCATTTCAGTATAACCAAGAGAATCTAACGTATTTAGAAGCTCTGGTTTAAGGGCGATTGAAGAGAATTTTGAAGTGCTCAATGGAAATATCCAACTGGTGAAAAACAGAGTGCATTATGAGTGTTTTTGAAAATTATTCCACTTTAATCACAGTTTTGAAGAAACATGTTAGGCGAACACAAAAAAGCCAGCTTTCTTCGCTGGCTTTTACTTCTAGTAGAATAACTTTCTATGGCACGCCGTGACCTTTAGATGCAACCCATACGCGGTACCATTGCTCGCGAGTCAGTTCGATTTTCAGTGCATCAACGGCCGTCTTCACACGTTCAATCTTGCCTGAACCAATAATTGCAATTGGATTAGATGGTAAACGGCGGACCCAAGCGTAAATCACTTGATCAATGCTGTTTGCACCCACTTCTTGGCGAATCGCTTCTAGCTCATCACGAACGCGAATCGCTTGTGCTGAATCGCCACTGAAAATGCTACCGCCACCAAGACAAGACCACGCCATTGGGCGAATGCGGTTCATCTGCAGTTGATCTAACGTGCCATCATGGGCAACTTCGAAGTTCAGCGGGTTAATTTCAACTTGGTTAGTCACTAGAGGCTTACCTAGTCGAGATTGCAATAAGTCGAACTGACGTGGTGAAAAGTTAGAAACACCAAAGTGCTTAACTTTACCGACCTTATGCAGCTCTGCGAACGCTTCTGCCACTTCATCCGCATCCATCAGTACATCTGGGCGGTGAATCAGTAATACATCGAGCTCGGTTACACCCAAACGCTCCAGAGAATTATTTACCGATTGGTAAATATGGTGTGCGCTGGTGTCATAGTGATTGATCTTGCGATCAGGAGTATGGTCACCACACAAGTTGATATCGCACTTGGTGACGATTTGGATATCATCACGAAGGCTTGGCTCAAGCGCTAATGCTTCACCAAACAACTTTTCACATTGGTAGTTACCGTAAATATCCGCGTGATCAACAGTTGTGATGCCAAGATCAATATGCTGCTTAAGGAAAGTCAGGCGTTGTTGCGGGGTCATACCCCATTCTGCTGTACGCCAGTATCCTTGCACCAACTCAGAAAGTTCTGGGCCTTGTGGCGCTGTCGTTACTCTTGCAACCATGGGTTGTCTCCTTTATCAATACTGAACGTATCCTAAGCTCGTTTTACCGAAGGCTCAACGTATAACAAATGGCAAAGGTAAACGCTTACTAAAAATGTGAGAGCCACAGAAAAACGAACACTTAAATCAATAATAGCTTGCTGTCTGCCCGTCAGGCGTTCTCCCAAAAGGCTTATTTACTCTAATGAATCACGAAACTATCTATAAATTTGAGTAATTAAAAACGATTAAGTTCAAAAGTCAGTTTATTCCCGTCACTGATTAACTCAATCCAAGGGATAGCTACATTAGGAACATTCCATCGACTCTTTTGCTCAGAGGAACGATGTGGCGCATTAATAAATTCAACGAGTTGTTTATCGACCTTGTCGTAACCTACTCCCTCACGTTTCGCTTGTTCAAGTTGAGCGACGACATCGAATTCATCCTTTCCAATGCGAATTGAGCTGAGAGCAAAGCCATCTTGGCGAAGGTATGCCTGAAGCTTTGTGTGACTTAAGTTCGAATATGGCAGGTTTAAACGAACTACTTCGACGCTTGATTCATCTAACTCCAGTTCAACATAAACATCCAAATCGTAATACTTGGTTTGATCACTGCACAACAGAGTACCTTCAACTTCGCCACAATCCATGAGATCGATATCGTTGATATAGTTTTGAGAACTTGGCTGAACAGAACTTGTATTGAATACTGTTCGCAACCACCAACTTTCACTCGCTTGCACAGAAAATGAAAGGGTATTCAGAGCCAATAACAAAGGTAGGATTAAGACAGGAAGAGTTCTCATTAATTGTGCTTATTTCGCGCGGTATGAAGCACCCATTATACGTGACCAATCAACAAACAACCGCTCAAGCCACAAATTTTAGGCGAAAAAAAACGGGCATACATGCCCGCTAGATAAATTATATCGCCGAATAACGTAATCCGTCACGTTGAGAACCATTACGGAACTAACAATATCATTCCGCCAATCAACCTACAGCATGGCGTGCTGATTATTTATAGCCACCTTCTATTGCAGGCTCTTCAAGTGATAGTCTTACTTTATTTCGTTGAATAGCTTCTGGCGGCAAACTGATGAAACCGTATTGGTTCAACACGCCTTGATGCTCTTCCGACAGAGTAAGCCCAACAAAGAACTTCTCTTGTTCGGTAAAGCCTTTGCGATGCGCTGGAATATTCAGGTACATATAGTAAACCGTTGCCAATGGGTAACGACCTGAGAGAATCGTTTCCTTGTTTAGGTCATAGTTCACCCCTAGATTATCGACCACGCTCAGCCATTTCACATC comes from Vibrio bathopelagicus and encodes:
- a CDS encoding ABC transporter substrate-binding protein translates to MNDANLRRLQQLTAKYELGEEYHLTIDDLEHSLSTSRRNTSIVLKCLSEYHWICWIPSKGRGKLSQFKILVSFSEALEQVLALQLEQGRFNVIPRLLESYGAAAIKALTLATEKHSLFNEQHEHLLITQYPWVDNLEPAKTYRIAEHQILRSIYNTLLVQDHEGNPQASLAHHWKIEGRFLHFWLRPNVLFHDGDTLSAKDVAQCLLRLKSIDGPVQSLFEQVSDVQVVGDKQLTIELTHANPMFIYALCSAHASIYRCKRTYFSSGRSAYMGTGPFSLDDWSEESLVLKRHRGYFAQNALLEKITLTDIEGLNDHTLSFNRSGVAEETTINALSYLAVNRREGSGITPDDLDSLVLFIKSSSKEFGADMMTDDLSFSPSEITSSILTPALTGTVVLTRPKMTIPLLQDMADWLQQTIVKTGVTIKVVELPNISDPSSMSESADLLFIEEIIEQPKDYGLYDWLLAASGLRFIFNSSEMKEHCEIVRSAVSGDNPLDDLKLIEHSLYQQKLLCPLFHGKEKVSNSVEVHGVEINKTGYSDFYKLWISSSEK
- the bluB gene encoding 5,6-dimethylbenzimidazole synthase, yielding MEITPNERDAVYKTIFSRRDVRGQFLPDEIPEDVLMRVLTAAHHAPSVGFMQPWDFVVVRDIETKQQIKAGFNQAHAESAEMFTDEKQAMYKRLKLEGIVESPIGICVTCDRNRTGKVVLGRTIKQEMDLYSTVCAVQNLWLAARAENLGLGWVSILHDSTLRDALDIPENIDIVAYLCIGYVDHFKDKPELETMGWLPRRDVNSAIHEGKWNSSKSD
- a CDS encoding DEAD/DEAH box helicase, giving the protein MPFSKLGLSSPIVKAVAKQGYEKPTSIQEKAIPIVLSGKNLIAAAQTGTGKTASFVLPILEMLSKGETQRKKRIRAVILTPTRELAIQVEQNITKYAKFLNLTSLAMYGGVSYQHQKDRLIEGVDILVATPGRLIDMYGQRAVHFDEVEVLVLDEADRMLDMGFIEDINKIIARLPQNIQNLLFSATLSTPVRALAKSAISEAEEISIAKTDASKANIEQWLVTVDKDRKSALLSHMITDGEWDQALIFIETKHGAAKLVAQLEKRGIQAEAFHSGRSQAIREKILADFKKGRLKYLVATGVAARGIDIDNLSRVVNYDIPFPADDYVHRIGRTGRADASGEAISFLSKDNFKNLCIIEKRLGHLIERRVVEGFEPRKEVPISVLNFVPKKKREQQQD
- a CDS encoding PPC domain-containing DNA-binding protein; its protein translation is MITPIATRLTRGQDLKLELQKFVTAHNISAGSVASCVGCVSQLNIRLANANNTKLITAPFEIVSLMATLTPNHQHIHISVADENGNVIGGHLLEGTIIATTAELIVHRYDTLTFNREHDDSTGYTELTISNNTQ
- a CDS encoding 3'-5' exonuclease encodes the protein MAPNSADSVIVLDFETTGLSPNMGDRAIEIGAVKLVNGEVVDTFQQLMNPGFRVSGFIENYTGINNRMLSTAASCSEVMDEFADFIQGSQLVAHNASFDKRFLDAELDFIGRDYTGKFACSMLIARRLIQDAPTHKLGDLVRFKNIDNDGTFHRALADSEMTARLWLLMIDELQSDHGIQQPSFQLMQKISKTAKGSIPKLLMSHRN
- a CDS encoding DUF6279 family lipoprotein — translated: MRKCRWLVLLVCFIFSGCGTKFAYNNISWFAVSYIEDFVSLSNSQESELEERLDLLQQWHKETQLPLYISQLEAIQNLDRSDMNSAFIIDQSEQTKNHIRSIVNKFSPDIYALSMQLTPEQDNEFLKNFREKQQEYYEERLSLNDEDSRERYRSRIEERLERWLGSVSKEQKTIIFTWSQEWVNTNDSWRQYQNNTYQDLTTLMQKKADLHIAQPIIMKLLLNNAAYYPQELEFKLDKNMHTSAKFLADISAVSSDKQWAYFMNELESLKSTLVVLQE
- a CDS encoding RNA helicase — protein: MAATPHYTSELEYELCYFDDGRLTKITISANNRQEAMTWYLSEGRHINDFYSIRPDE
- the dbpA gene encoding ATP-dependent RNA helicase DbpA gives rise to the protein MSTSKFSSIALKPELLNTLDSLGYTEMTPIQALSLPTILNGKDVIGQGKTGSGKTAAFGLGVLQNLRVKRFRVQSLVLCPTRELADQVAKEIRTLARGIHNIKVLTLCGGMPMGPQIGSLEHGAHILVGTPGRILDHLEKDRIDLSELNTLVLDEADRMLEMGFQDALDAVIEAAPKDRQTLLFSATFPKQIKSVADRIMRNPEMVKVESTHDHSSIQQHFYKVEGTEARDDALELLLLHHQPESAVVFCNTKKEVQNVNDELSHRGFSVIELHGDMEQRERDQALVQFSNKTISILVATDVAARGLDVDNLDAVFNFELSRDPEVHVHRIGRTGRAGSKGVAISFFSEKEMHRVAQIDEYMDMPIEPSQMPAKPIAKPYYSNMVTIQIDGGKKAKLRAGDILGALTGQGGIDGKSVGKINLFAMRAYVAVERSMAKKALGKIESGKMKGRQFRARILK
- a CDS encoding aldo/keto reductase codes for the protein MVARVTTAPQGPELSELVQGYWRTAEWGMTPQQRLTFLKQHIDLGITTVDHADIYGNYQCEKLFGEALALEPSLRDDIQIVTKCDINLCGDHTPDRKINHYDTSAHHIYQSVNNSLERLGVTELDVLLIHRPDVLMDADEVAEAFAELHKVGKVKHFGVSNFSPRQFDLLQSRLGKPLVTNQVEINPLNFEVAHDGTLDQLQMNRIRPMAWSCLGGGSIFSGDSAQAIRVRDELEAIRQEVGANSIDQVIYAWVRRLPSNPIAIIGSGKIERVKTAVDALKIELTREQWYRVWVASKGHGVP